In Diabrotica undecimpunctata isolate CICGRU chromosome 9, icDiaUnde3, whole genome shotgun sequence, the DNA window TAATCCCCTTTACTATTCGAAACAACTTTTGTAACatttcccccccccccccccccagactatttaaaattttaagtaatgttattaattatttaatcacataaaaatagtagaaaatgaAAGTATACCTCTGTATAATAATCTGCCATTTTAGCAGATGAAtaaaactttcttcttcttctggttcctatccgtttcggatgttggaaatcatattggcaatcatgaccttgctcgctgtggctcgaaacagctccgttgaggttttcttaaaccatgttcttaaattccgcagccatgatattctccttctaccgggtcctcgcttacctttgactttaccttgcaatatagactgcagcagggagtaacggtgctgatttctcataacgtgtcccagatattgcaattttatacgtttgatcgtaaacacaatctctggttccttcttcattttttctagaacttcgttgttcgtgatccttgctgttcatgatattctcagcattcttctataaagccacatctcaaataaaACTTTACTTCAGGGAAATACCTCAAGTTATAGGCATTGGATCCAAGGCGAACAACAGATGGGTAAATTAAGTTACAACACTACAGCATAGCTGCTTTAAGTTTAAAAGTATGCCCAAATAGTGTACATAGGCATTTACaaaatgtttaataaactttaaagtgaaaaattattacttagttaatagatttaaatgaaaattgcatCAAGAATTTTATTAATCAATATTTCAAagccgcaaaagttaaatgtaagttaaataaaactaaaaacttatCAAGTCTCCTCCGCTTCCTTCTACCATCCTAACACTGGCTGTGTAACTCCAACGGAAAAGGTACATGGAAAAGTGCTTCCATAAACTTCACCAAAGTCATTTTTGAATAAAGCAAAAACAAACTGCTACAGACTTCTACATACGAACCCAAGCTGTACAGTCTCAAACCCATACCAAACCAGGAATTGGTGGTCTGGATTGTAAAATAAAACCCCAAATACTAAAGATCCAGACGCAGAAATCTCCAGATACTGAAAACTGCCCTAAAAATACCATCAAGTATTAGTACATGAAGTGAACCTTCAGATCCCTTCCCAATACTTTCCAAAAACTAGTTAGAACTGATATTCTTAGGTACAAAGAAAAAATGATTAACTAAAAAGACACAAAGTTTCTGAACTgtgaaaatgaacaaaatattatgtTACAGTGAAGCTGAATTACTGAAAATTACAGATCTAAACCTCCCTTACCCCTTTTCTGTAATAGAaagttaatatacaaaaaaaaaatagatctaGAAATGCTTTACAACAGAAATGTAAAATAATCTCATTTACCTCAATTTGAGAGCGTTTCCAAAATTAATCGACGTTTCAATAATCTTCCAACAAGCTAAGCAGTCTGTATACTTCCTCCAAAATGCTGTGACCACAGGGTTAAAACTCCCTTAACAGGTTAAAACTCCCTTAACAGATTAAAAAGCATGATACATCACAAATACCAAATTTCCATCAAAATCTTGCGAAACTCCAAAAATACAACTATCAGAGGCTTCTTAAATAATAATAGACGAACTTCTTAATCTCCACAATCTGTGATGGTTTCAAATTACCATATATTAAATTAGAATTCGTCACTCACACCTGCTAATCATGCAGACATTTTAACGTCAAAATCAGAAGTGAGGAGTCCAAACGACAGACCCCGGAAACTGTCAAATCCTTGGGACACAATAGAACTACAAAACACATCGACCATTGAAGTGATAGCCCCGAACGGCCGGATGACGTCATAAATCAAATTACCAAATAGACTTTGAGTACAGTGTCTTTCACATGCTCTAACAATTCCTCATGCTAATCGGAGCGACAAAACTAAGTTGTCATTCGTACTCGTACGACGAGTGAAGAGCAAAACACACCACTCACCATTCAACTGCTCCAACTATTCTGTACACTTGACAGAGCGACAAAACTAAGTTGTCATCCGTACTCATAAAACGAGTAGAGAGCAAAACATAACATCCTTGATGTCACCAACCACGGCATTAGAAACACTAGTTATGGTTGAAAAATCTGTGGACACAAATTCCCAACAATTCCAAATAGTTCTCGGAGCGACAAATCTACTTGTATTTCGGACTCCATGAGTCACAGAATTCTCACAGATATATCACGGAATATCTACCTAACCATGAGACACGTAAGTTCCAACCTACCCCATAGTGACATCACAGAACACACCGCTCGTGAAACGACACAGCGGACGTCTCCTGAACTACAGTCTAATAGCCCAATACCTGAGATATACGAAAAATCAAAACAGAAGGAAGAAGAACTGATAAccaaacatattttattatttattatgaatGATGAAACGACTTTAATTAATTACAAAAGTGATAGAAAATAGTGTTTAATCGTAATTCTACTGATGAGAATGGGTAAACTCGACATTCTTAGTCCTGTGTAATACCTTACAAGAAAAGTTCTATTGCAAACCACCATTGCAAAACAAGATAAATGAATGTTAAATACATTTCTACTAAACACTCTAAACAGGTATGAATCAAACAACTACATACAATCTGTTCTAATTACTATTAATATGTTTTAGAGAATATTATCTCCAGGAATCAAACTTCCTAATAAATTATAGCATTTATCAAGCTGAAATATTTTAGAGGATTTCTCAAGGAGGTTTTATGCTTTCCATATAAACACCCTAACAAGTTATAGTACCTGTCAGACTGAAGCGGGCTGTTTTTGGACTATCGAGAGACACACAATGTATGTACACACAATAGCCCCACGGTTACTTAAAACTAGAGTAAAAACCACATAGAGAACCCCAATTATACccaaaataagaaacaaaaatagcTAATACTAAATAACCTTTTTAGCAAAGTTTTCAACAAGTGGACGCTAACACAGCAACTTACCTAGCAACCTTTTAGTGATTTAAATGTTTTTGTCAAGATCTTATAACTTAGTGGGATACAGACAGCACTATTTATCCGGACTGATAGTGGCAGAATAATCACAAAAACTCTGGTCTGACAGTAGTCTATCAACAAATTTGTCATGATGGTGAACAAAAATAGATGGCTACAGCACAGTACCCTTAACCGAATGAGGTAGCAAAATAGACAAAACCTTTGGGCTGACAGTCAGTCTAACAACAACTTTGTCATGATGGTCGATAGAAATATAGTTACAGCCAGTACCCTGAACCGAATGAGGTAGCAAAGTGGACAAAACCTTTGGGCTGACAGTTAAagtaaaaatgaaacaaaactcTCAGAAAGACATTTCACTACCTATAAGGAACTATACAATATCTACACTTAAAAATTTCATATACTTTATTATgtaaaaagaggttaatctttgtaaatttgtatattttataaaaacccttaaaagagctacattaaaaacacgaacgttttcggaacaacagttccatcatcaggttaaaaatacaggttaccatgcctgagccaccaaaatatttgggtaaaaaccctttaaaatatattatgttaccaaagattgtacatgatgttgttaaaattatttgatgtttaatattttaattaaattttactttaggtaacatacacccatgctttaagtgagttccagtgtccggagagtaaacctcttcaaacggacttcagctggtaactgaacAGTTGTTCCTTGCTTGTAGGCAAATATCATTTCAGGTTTTTTCTTTGTTTGTCCACGACAATTTCCAACTTCAATTTGAGAATTTGAGTGCTTTGTAGAGAGCATCAGGACATAACGCTTGCCTCGCCAGGATAGTACAGTGATTCCCTTAtgattttcttttgaaatatacTCTCCGGGCTTCAGCATTTTGTTTGTCACTTCGCGTGGGGTTCCTTTGCGATTTTTCCTTAAGGTGCCAATTAGATGTGTTTGTCTATTCAACAACTGTTCTGCAAATGAAAGGCTAGTATACCAATTATCCGTGATCTGGGTTCTTCCGGAATCCAATAATGCATTGGCTAGTTTCATTACTATTCTAGATGGGGTGGTTCAGTTTTGATCaattgttgccgagagggggcgtttgggcctgtaggacccaggCCTTGAAATGGTATTAGTGATTCATCAACACATACTGTTTCACCAGGTTCGAGTGCTATTTGGAAATTATGGACCACCTTATCGACCAAACACCGAATTTTGTGGAATCTGTTATTTTGAGGGTTGTCTTCTGTTCAATCACATTAATTATCTCCTCGACGTTTACTTCCTCAGTCTCTAGGAAAGACACAATCGCACTCTTACTGTTTGAAGGAGGACCAACGGGAAACCTACCATACATGGAGCGGTGGACTTGCTTATCATACTCGTAGATCCACTGAGCTCGAGAGGGAATGACTGACTTGTCGTGTAGAAGATCCGTGACGTCTACATGCATGTCGAAGGTGAGATTGCGCTCGAAGGTGATTCCAGCAAACTCAGTGGACATCCACGGATAACGTTTGTCTTCCTCCCATGTGCCTCTTTCATAGTTATCTCTCACCCTGGGGCTAGTGACGTTGGTGTGGACTAGTTTTGCCCATGCTCTCTTCTCCCGAAAATAGTTTCTGCAGAAGACCAGGGTGAACATGTTGACGAGTTTCCGAGCGGGCTCCTCCAAGTTCGTCTTCATGCACATTCCCTTAGTTGCCCACGCCTTGATACTCTTGTCCATGTCGATAATTGGGTGCCCGAAGCACTTCCACGTTCCACTAAGTTCCAGGCGAAGATGGACCTTACTTATCGTCCTGATTGGACGGCTGAGATAGCGGTATAGTTCAGAGTCGGCGTAAGGTCGAATTTCATCCTTCAAGCTCTCGAAGAACATTGGATGGTTTTCCAGGTCCCGCAGTATGCAAGCTATAGTAATTGAAGGCCAGGCCTTGAGGACTTAGGGCATGTGATCAATGCGTTGTTCAGAGAAGTGAGTCATCAGTCGAATTAGAGTCTCCACACAGTCCAGAAGACTGAATCCCTCATACTTGGCATCATTGATAGTGGCGTAGAGTAAGACATCAAACCAGGAGTTGAACATGTCTCTGATGCCAGCTAGATGGGCGTGGGTCAGAATCATCACCTCTTCCTTACTCAAGTAAACTATATGAAGGTTTCCATATGCGCACCCATGAACCCCGCCTAGTTTCCATGGTCTCTTGAAGATTGTATCGAAAATTACCTCGTCGAAGACGTCATCAAAGGCGCACTTGATGTTGTAGGTGAGTTGGAGAGGGCGAATGTCCACCTTCTTGCTCAGTATTTCCGCCCCCGTGTAATTTGCAAAGGAGGTCTCTGTAGCTTTGTTGGCTACTTGGATAAGAGAGTTGAGATCCGATGTCCTGTCAAACGAAGATAACCGCTGCGCATTCTTCATAAACCAGGAGTAAGCATACTTGGAATGACAAATGTACAAATTTTTGTTGCTTTTATTAATATGTATAAGACTATTATCTACTGTTACTGCCACCTTGTTTCCTTATGCGTTCTGTAGCCCTGCCACTAAATCCCGGACTGCCTGATCTGCATCAATTTGTGCTATAATATTGACTTGCTGACCATACTCTGCATTTTCAGGGGTCAGCTGAACTTCTGCTCTCCTATTAGCATAGTCTAGTATCATTTGATCTATAATAGCTTTATTTGCAACACTTCTCGGCCATCCTCCGTATTTTGATACGGCCTTTTTTTCACCTACCCTTATAAGCAACTCCTTTGCCACATAAGAGAGACTCTTGTACAGAGTGGATCTAGCAGGCCCAAGATCTATCCTGAACCCGTAAAAGGTGTTAGCACCCACTGCTTGAACTGCCGCATAAAACCTATTCCACTCATCAGCAAAAGACCGGGCAATTGCTGCTCAGTTAAAGTCTCTATAAGTTACCATAGCTCTCAAGATGGTGAGGTGAAAGCTGAAAGTCGAAGTCGTAGAAAACAGGTTGTTTCCAACTTTTAAACAATCCGCTTAGCATTACCACTTGTGCATAAGAATATGGCTTCAAGGATTCATTTCGATGTTCGACGGTGATTTCCATTATCCTATCAGTTTCCCAAATTTTTGATTCCACTTTTTTAACGTGCTCAATTGCCTTTTGCCAATTGTGTGCTGTTACATTTTGAAGTGCTTCATAAAAACTCTGCTTGACATCAGCAATTTTAAAAGTGGCATTGTTTCTTGCCACTTCTCCCTTGATTTGGGCCAAAATCAACTCAATTGGCTTAAACTCACAATGGTaaggtggcagacgtaaaacatAATGTTCTTTGCTTGCCGCCATTTCGTCTATAACATATCTCTCAGTTGGCTTATTGATATTTACTAATGTTAGTAATTCGGCTTTAATCATATCTTCTGTAAAAGCTATGCCGTGTCTATTCAACCATCCTTGTATTTCCCCCTTTTTTGTAGCTGGTGTAGGGGATTTGTCAATACGTCTACTGTGGAATGAATCGTTGTCCATAACTATTACAGATCTTTTTGCTAATTCTGGCCGAATATTTCGGAACCAGGTTTCAAACACATCAGAATTCATATCTGCATGGTAATCCAAAAACCAACAAACTATTATTTGCTACAAATCCATCATCTGATCCAATATGTAATATAATTAGACGTTTTTCTTTACCAGAAGGAGCTTTTAACCCTGTTGTCAGACCCCCCAAGAAGGCTTGTCtgggatttttaatattttcatctaccCATATTTTGCTGGTAGTGTGACCTGCATTTACCCAGGTTTCGTCTAGGTAATAGATCTTCCGCCCTTCCTTTCCCAACTTTTGGATTTCGCGTAGATACCTACGCCTGCACGAGATTATTATGTTATGTAATTATACCTACGTTATGTAATTTATATTGTAACACATTTTTGCTCACTGAAAGTTAATTTTCTAAACcaatcgtttaaaatttgaaaaattatcatCATTATTAATTTCGGTTAGAATTTTGTTAAGTGTTGGACGTCCATTTCTGAAAAAAATTCATGAATATTCTTCCGAACTGATGTTTTAGTAGCATCTGAAATATTGTCTAAAGTTTTTCTTGCCCTATGATATATTTTTGCATGAGAAAAAAACATGAGTGAGTTTGTATTCAGCCCACACTTTAAAAGCCGTACTCACTGCTACCTTTAAAACAAATGCACAATATGGTATAAGAATGTTACTATGTAAATAAATACAATACAATAGAAAAACTTAACATCTTACTAGCTGCACTTGAAACAAAATTCACAGATCCTGTCTAATTCGTATTTGGACCAGTTTGTCTATAAATATTGAAAATTGTTTCTTTCTCTGACTTTGATAAATGAGTTCGTCGTCGTTTTCTGGGCGGAGATCCTGGAACTAATTTTTCAACTTGCCCAATATTATCACTTTTCTGGTGGTGATCCATATGAGTCGTATAGTTTTAAAACTAGCTACATCCAATAATCACTGTTTTGAGAAATGGCGGGAAAACATAATAGAGACCAAGTTTTACATATGAATGAATTCAAATTTTCAGGGTATGTAGCAGACAGACAATTACTGTTATTTAACAAATGATTGatgttagaaaatattttaaaggttatttatataatattttaatttggatGTAGCTACTTTTGAACTTAACTGGCGGATGTAGCCTATGTTGACAATAACTTGAGGGTAGTTTAAAACAACACCACGCAGTTTATTGATtattagtttaattttattatttaaaaataaaacaagtaaaAACTTAAATGTATTCACTTAACACAAACATAAAAAAAGACGTGAATATATTCAGTCATTCTTAAACCTTTTCTCCTTAAACCACAAGAGAAGCAACTTCACCACCATTATCGTCACAGTCTCTTTCGTCCTCCGCTTCTTCTTGGTGATCTGCCATAGGCTGACTTAAAATATTctt includes these proteins:
- the LOC140451032 gene encoding uncharacterized protein, which codes for MNSDVFETWFRNIRPELAKRSVIVMDNDSFHSRRIDKSPTPATKKGEIQGWLNRHGIAFTEDMIKAELLTLVNINKPTERYVIDEMAASKEHYVLRLPPYHCEFKPIELILAQIKGEVARNNATFKIADVKQSFYEALQNVTAHNWQKAIEHVKKVESKIWETDRIMEITVEHRNESLKPYSYAQVVMLSGLFKSWKQPVFYDFDFQLSPHHLESYGNL